A genomic region of Glycine max cultivar Williams 82 chromosome 15, Glycine_max_v4.0, whole genome shotgun sequence contains the following coding sequences:
- the LOC100784627 gene encoding casein kinase 1-like protein 1, with protein sequence MEPRVGNKFRLGRKIGSGSFGEIYLGTNIQTNEEVAIKLENVKTKHPQLLYESKLYRVLQGGTGIPDVRWFGVEGDYNVLVMDLLGPSLEDLFNFCSRKLSLKTVLMLADHMINRVEFVHSKSFLHRDIKPDNFLMGLGRRANQVYCIDFGLAKKYRDSSTHQHIPYRENKNLTGTARYASMNTHLGIEQSRRDDLESVGFVLMYFLRGSLPWQGLKAGTKKHKYERISEKKVSTSIEALCRGYPTEFASYFHYCRSLRFDDRPDYAYLKRIFCDLFIREGFQFDYVFDWTILKYQQSQLAAPPARAIGPNVGTSSAMPPAVTNADRQTGEEEGRPPGLVSGDSTRRRMSGPITNSVNISKQKNPVTTDAALNKEAMLSRPNVLGQSSGSRRAAVSSRRDAFVGSDLDLRTRSTGANPGTAIKTSSARNASHVKNYETAIKGIEGLQLENDEKAHY encoded by the exons GAAAATGTCAAGACAAAGCATCCTCAGTTGCTATATGAGTCCAAGTTGTACAGAGTTCTCCAGGGAGGAA CTGGAATTCCAGATGTTAGATGGTTTGGAGTGGAGGGAGATTACAATGTTCTAGTGATGGATCTGCTTGGACCTAGTCTTGAAGATCTATTTAACTTCTGCAGTAGAAAGCTCTCACTAAAGACAGTTCTCATGCTTGCTGATCACATG ATCAACCGTGTTGAGTTTGTTCATTCTAAATCATTTCTTCATCGGGATATCAAACCAGATAATTTCCTCATGGGCTTGGGAAGGCGGGCAAACCAG GTTTACTGTATTGATTttggtttggccaagaaatatAGAGATAGTTCAACCCATCAACACATTCCTTACAG GGAAAACAAGAATTTAACTGGGACTGCTAGATACGCGAGTATGAATACCCACCTTGGCATTG AGCAAAGTCGAAGAGATGATTTGGAGTCTGTTGGTTTTGTCTTGATGTATTTCTTGAGAGGAAG TCTCCCTTGGCAAGGACTTAAAGCAGGAACAAAGAAACACAAGTACGAGAGAATCAGTGAAAAAAAGGTTTCTACCTCAATTGAG GCCTTGTGTCGAGGTTATCCAACAGAATTTGCATCATACTTCCATTACTGCCGCTCATTAAGGTTTGATGATAGGCCAGATTATGCTTACCTCAAAAGAATATTTTGCGACTTGTTTATTCGTGAAG GATTCCAGTTTGATTATGTGTTTGATTGGACAATCTTGAAGTATCAGCAATCACAGCTAGCTGCTCCTCCAGCACGTGCCATT GGTCCTAATGTTGGAACTAGTTCTGCAATGCCACCGGCTGTGACTAATGCTGATAGACAGACAG GAGAGGAAGAAGGGCGACCTCCTGGTCTGGTTTCAGGGGATTCCACAAGGCGAAGAATGTCAGGGCCCATCACAAACTCTGTAAATATTTCAAAGCAGAAAAATCCAGTCACTACGGATGCTGCCCTTAATAAGGAAGCCATG TTATCAAGGCCCAATGTCTTGGGGCAGTCAAGTGGATCAAGGCGAGCTGCGGTTTCTAGTAGGCGTGATGCATTTGTTGGTTCGGATTTGGATCTTCGTACTCGTTCTACTGGGGCTAACCCTGGAACAGCAATTAAAACATCATCTGCGAGAAATGCTTCTCATGTCAAGAACTATGAAACTGCAATCAAGGGCATTGAGGGTTTGCAATTAGAAAATGATGAGAAGGCACATTATTGA